In Luteitalea sp. TBR-22, one genomic interval encodes:
- a CDS encoding nitrogen regulation protein NR(II), whose amino-acid sequence MSNTFRRLTSSRASTLPLLGLLLAALIFSVDYEAPVGAAVGMLYVGVILLGLWTPWLAYPLVAAAGASLLVLFDLAAGWGADVPPGVVINHPLMILVFGITAIVVRRFVILERQAEAHLEQLGDFKRALDAAAIVAITDVQGRITYVNDKFTEISGYSREELLGQDHRIINSGYHPPEFIRNLWRTVARGAVWNGEIRNRSKDGHYYWVDTTIVPFMNEAGKPYQYIAIRADITARKLAEDTITHQAALARVGQMAAVLAHEVRNPLAGIRGAMQVLMRRRAEDDPERGVMQEILTRTESLNDLLNDLLLFARPRPPRPSTLELGPVIRDVFATVAQDPAGSGVAFEAAGEPLSVHADPDLTRATLLNLVLNAAQALQGAGRITVTTAARPGGMVEVQVRDTGPGIPAEIREQVFEPFFTTKARGGGLGLPIAQRTAELHGGALTVACPPEGGTVFTLLLPREEQKSRRQGGKDEGGT is encoded by the coding sequence GTGTCGAACACCTTCCGACGCCTCACCTCCTCGCGTGCGAGCACCCTGCCGCTGCTCGGCCTGCTGCTCGCGGCCCTCATCTTCAGCGTCGACTACGAGGCGCCGGTCGGCGCCGCGGTCGGCATGCTGTACGTCGGCGTGATCCTGCTGGGGTTGTGGACGCCCTGGCTGGCCTATCCGCTCGTGGCGGCCGCGGGCGCGTCCCTGCTGGTGCTGTTCGACCTGGCCGCCGGGTGGGGCGCCGACGTGCCTCCGGGCGTGGTGATCAACCACCCGCTGATGATCCTCGTGTTCGGTATCACGGCCATCGTGGTGCGCCGGTTCGTGATCCTCGAGCGGCAGGCCGAGGCGCACCTCGAGCAACTCGGCGACTTCAAGCGCGCGCTCGACGCCGCGGCGATCGTGGCGATCACCGACGTGCAGGGCCGGATCACCTACGTGAACGACAAGTTCACCGAGATCTCCGGCTACTCGCGCGAGGAACTGCTCGGGCAGGACCACCGCATCATCAACTCGGGCTATCACCCGCCCGAGTTCATCCGCAATCTCTGGCGGACGGTGGCGCGGGGCGCGGTGTGGAACGGCGAGATCCGCAACAGGTCCAAGGACGGGCACTACTACTGGGTCGACACGACCATCGTTCCCTTCATGAACGAGGCGGGCAAGCCGTACCAGTACATCGCCATCCGTGCCGACATCACGGCCCGCAAGCTCGCGGAGGACACCATCACGCACCAGGCCGCGCTGGCGCGCGTCGGGCAGATGGCGGCAGTCCTGGCGCACGAGGTGCGCAATCCCCTGGCCGGGATCCGCGGCGCGATGCAGGTGCTGATGCGTCGGCGCGCGGAGGACGATCCCGAGCGCGGCGTGATGCAGGAAATCCTCACCCGCACCGAGTCGCTCAACGACCTGCTGAACGACCTGCTGCTGTTCGCCCGGCCGCGCCCGCCGCGCCCGTCCACGCTCGAACTCGGGCCCGTGATCCGCGACGTGTTCGCGACCGTTGCGCAGGACCCGGCGGGCAGCGGGGTCGCGTTCGAGGCGGCGGGCGAGCCGTTGAGCGTGCACGCCGACCCCGACCTGACGCGGGCCACGCTGCTCAATTTGGTGCTGAACGCGGCGCAGGCGCTGCAGGGCGCGGGCCGGATCACGGTGACGACAGCGGCGCGCCCCGGCGGCATGGTGGAAGTGCAGGTGCGCGACACGGGCCCCGGCATCCCGGCCGAGATCCGCGAGCAGGTGTTCGAGCCGTTCTTCACGACCAAGGCCCGCGGCGGCGGGCTGGGGCTGCCGATCGCGCAGCGCACCGCGGAACTGCACGGCGGCGCACTCACGGTGGCGTGCCCGCCGGAGGGGGGCACGGTGTTCACGCTGCTGCTGCCGAGAGAAGAGCAGAAGAGCAGAAGGCAGGGCGGGAAGGACGAAGGCGGAACGTGA
- a CDS encoding YceI family protein: MTFAITRPRLLATLTVTALLVAGLASAQESPVVVSSAKVTISGTSTVLDWSATTNEAQTRNVKVTRDLPGGDFFWVGVIQPGAVESFEVVVPIAALKSDRDNFTADMHVALKADQYPDIVFTLSRMEKKPGGAKAFGMLKVAGVEKEVMLPLVTSLRNGKLLVLGSVDLDMTDFGITPPTAMMGMLKTDPKVTIKFETVLAKPTT, translated from the coding sequence ATGACTTTCGCCATCACTCGTCCCAGGCTGCTCGCCACGCTGACCGTGACCGCCTTGCTGGTCGCCGGCCTCGCGTCCGCGCAGGAATCCCCCGTTGTCGTCTCCAGCGCCAAGGTGACGATCTCCGGCACGTCCACCGTCCTCGACTGGAGCGCCACGACCAACGAGGCGCAGACCCGCAACGTGAAGGTCACCCGGGACCTCCCCGGTGGCGACTTCTTCTGGGTCGGCGTCATCCAGCCCGGGGCCGTCGAGTCCTTCGAGGTGGTGGTGCCCATCGCCGCCCTGAAGTCGGACCGCGACAACTTCACCGCCGACATGCACGTGGCGCTGAAGGCCGATCAGTACCCCGACATCGTGTTCACGCTGTCGCGCATGGAGAAGAAGCCCGGCGGCGCGAAGGCGTTCGGCATGCTCAAGGTGGCCGGCGTCGAGAAGGAAGTCATGCTGCCGCTGGTGACCAGCCTGCGCAACGGCAAGCTGCTGGTGCTGGGCAGCGTCGATCTGGACATGACCGACTTCGGGATCACCCCGCCGACCGCGATGATGGGCATGCTGAAGACCGACCCGAAGGTCACGATCAAGTTCGAGACCGTGCTCGCGAAGCCGACGACGTAG
- a CDS encoding sigma-54 dependent transcriptional regulator, with protein MATILVADDEQLIRWSLSERLQADGLRVVEAATGQEAIDKVHEGIDLVLLDYKLPDIDGVTVLRQIKEYDPDIVVILLTAYATVDTAVEAMKTGAYHVANKPFNVDAVSDLVAKALETTQLRREVRNLRAEKAQPYSPERIVGDSPKMVEVKALLKKVATSPASTVLLTGESGTGKDLAAKVLHFNSDRSHRPFVNITCSAIPETLLESELFGHERGAFTDARQQKRGLLESADGGTVFLDEIGEMVPALQAKLLRVLEEKAFKRVGGQHDVRVDVRIIAATNRNLEEQVKGGHFRSDLYYRLNVLPIELPALRSHLEDVPALVTFYVDQFNREFRKAVRGASPAALKAMQHYGWPGNIRELRNAVERAMLLSDGPWLEPVDFPALSGAVPVASGLALPAEGVNLEELERSLVVQALERAAGNQTRAAALLGLNRDQIRYRIEKFSLGKTTA; from the coding sequence ATGGCCACGATTCTCGTCGCGGACGATGAGCAACTGATCCGGTGGTCGCTCTCCGAGCGCCTGCAGGCCGACGGGCTGCGGGTCGTCGAAGCGGCGACGGGGCAGGAGGCGATCGACAAGGTGCACGAGGGGATCGACCTCGTGCTGCTCGACTACAAGCTTCCCGACATCGACGGGGTCACGGTCCTGCGCCAGATCAAGGAGTACGACCCCGACATCGTCGTCATCCTGCTGACCGCCTATGCCACCGTCGACACCGCCGTCGAGGCGATGAAGACGGGCGCGTACCACGTCGCCAACAAGCCGTTCAACGTCGATGCGGTGTCCGATCTCGTCGCCAAGGCGCTCGAGACGACGCAGCTGCGGCGCGAGGTGCGCAACCTGCGCGCCGAGAAGGCGCAGCCGTACTCGCCCGAGCGCATCGTCGGCGACTCGCCGAAGATGGTGGAGGTCAAGGCGCTGCTGAAGAAGGTCGCCACCAGCCCGGCGTCGACCGTGCTGCTCACCGGCGAGAGTGGCACGGGCAAGGACCTGGCGGCCAAGGTGCTGCACTTCAACAGCGACCGGTCGCACCGGCCCTTCGTGAACATCACGTGCTCGGCGATACCGGAGACGCTGCTCGAGAGCGAGCTGTTCGGGCACGAGCGCGGCGCCTTCACCGACGCGCGACAGCAGAAGCGCGGGCTGCTGGAGTCGGCCGACGGCGGCACGGTCTTCCTCGATGAAATCGGCGAGATGGTGCCGGCGCTGCAGGCCAAGCTGCTGCGCGTGCTCGAGGAGAAGGCCTTCAAGCGCGTCGGGGGCCAGCACGACGTGCGCGTCGACGTGCGCATCATCGCCGCCACCAACCGCAACCTCGAGGAGCAGGTGAAGGGCGGACACTTCCGGTCCGATCTCTATTACCGGCTCAACGTGCTGCCGATCGAGCTGCCCGCGCTGCGGTCGCACCTCGAGGACGTGCCGGCGCTGGTCACCTTCTACGTCGACCAGTTCAACCGCGAGTTCCGCAAGGCCGTGCGTGGCGCGTCGCCGGCGGCGCTCAAGGCGATGCAGCATTACGGCTGGCCGGGCAACATCCGCGAACTGCGCAACGCCGTCGAGCGCGCGATGCTGCTCTCGGACGGTCCCTGGCTCGAGCCGGTGGATTTCCCGGCGCTGTCGGGGGCCGTGCCGGTGGCCTCAGGCCTTGCGCTGCCGGCCGAAGGCGTGAACCTCGAGGAACTCGAGCGGAGCCTCGTGGTGCAGGCGCTCGAGCGGGCGGCCGGCAACCAGACGCGCGCCGCGGCCCTGCTCGGGCTCAACCGCGACCAGATCCGGTATCGCATCGAGAAGTTCTCGCTGGGCAAGACGACGGCCTGA